A stretch of the Aegilops tauschii subsp. strangulata cultivar AL8/78 chromosome 4, Aet v6.0, whole genome shotgun sequence genome encodes the following:
- the LOC109769387 gene encoding uncharacterized protein has product MAKEPPFSLPPVVFNPSTPAHRRHPIPGPGASPPPAFAPPRPSTSSAANPLPFMSFDIPAQSNSTPPIFTGPIGGSSASFEDEPPLLEELGINTRQIWRKTLSILHPLRSADPSLHADADLSGPFLFLLSFGLFQLLAGKFHFGIVLGWVTVASLFLYFVFSMLSGGRRGDLDLYRCVSLVGYCMLPMVIFSAVSLFLPRGGGLIFGMGMGFVLWSTRVCTRLLAELASSGDEHRGLIAYACWLVYMLFSLLVIF; this is encoded by the coding sequence ATGGCGAAGGAGCCCCCCTTCTCCCTGCCCCCGGTGGTCTTCAACCCCTCCACACCGGCCCACCGCCGCCACCCTATCcccggccccggcgcctccccgcCACCTGCCTTCGCGCCTCCCCGCCCCTCCACCTCCTCCGCCGCCAACCCCCTGCCCTTCATGTCCTTCGACATACCCGCTCAGTCCAACTCCACGCCGCCCATCTTCACCGGGCCCATCGGCGGCTCCAGCGCCTCCTTCGAAGACGAGCCGCCGCTCCTCGAGGAGCTCGGCATCAACACGCGTCAGATCTGGCGGAAGACGCTCTCGATCCTCCACCCGCTCCGCTCCGCCGACCCGTCCCTCCACGCCGACGCCGATCTCTCCGGCCCCTTCCTGTTCCTCCTATCCTTCGGCCTCTTCCAGCTCCTGGCTGGGAAGTTCCACTTCGGGATCGTCCTCGGGTGGGTCACCGTCGCCTCCCTCTTCCTCTACTTCGTCTTTTCCATGCTCTCGGGCGGACGCCGTGGCGACCTTGACCTCTACAGGTGCGTCAGCCTGGTCGGATACTGCATGCTCCCCATGGTCATCTTCTCTGCCGTTTCCCTCTTCCTGCCACGGGGCGGTGGGCTCATCTTCGGGATGGGCATGGGATTCGTGCTGTGGTCTACCAGGGTCTGCACCAGGTTACTAGCAGAGCTTGCTTCCAGCGGCGATGAGCATAGGGGACTCATTGCCTACGCGTGCTGGCTCGTCTACATGCTCTTCTCTCTGCTCGTCATCTTTTGA
- the LOC109769392 gene encoding uncharacterized protein, giving the protein MTQLYTNFSIKLDHLFWNRGVYLLLKKPNTLDRSLCIRKTIVGRNRQRRRPPQMTATMSRRHTKIEQPSADSPDKTSSAGPSGNVPEDRAAPSSSPRRHEEEEEEVIPAPPRKRCEDPRSLRLRLLNLIRTFYLEALSRLPAARLWSTHARGVLVAGHCYGPLSPVDSILVNAIWYDTAFPRRPTGDFHFGDVLEISPECIARIAHRSLEGLIACLLHLCPSLSRDDALLHLHLSKADLSRAIASASDSVSAPTQAAFLKAAEAAHHPMPHALALFVSSVLPKVERDARMLLCVNRALTAPELDRLSDMLVPSPLPEDLYPPPPLVTSWVAAVIKSRIEGCKYSQETSRQLVEAALSKYAQQTGQHYELHLVCGINLFIQSEAFWHINFLARPKDAAGELPIYFFAEATVAMGEDDEFQEEDIVLCCPIKTAGIGGCGACTAQYKKLNHPIDKEHHGGLDDYDEEIGNGDDHWDYKFPQLVDFIMFDAEKDCATVRHIEKRFPPRPDGDESAENLWITEM; this is encoded by the exons atgactcaactttatactaactttagtaTAAAGTTGGATCATCTATTTTGGAACCGAGGAGTATATTTATTACTAAAAAAACCCAATACATTGGATCGAAGCTTATGTATAAGAAAAACAATAGTGGGACGAAACCGCCAGCGCCGCCGGCCACCACAGATGACCGCCACTATGAGCCGCCGCCACACCAAGATCGAGCAGCCCTCCGCCGATTCGCCTGACAAGACCTCCTCAGCCGGCCCATCTGGTAATGTACCAGAGGACCGTGCCGCCCCTTCCTCTTCTCCCAGGCGccacgaggaggaggaggaggaggtgatcCCCGCCCCGCCGCGGAAGCGCTGCGAAGATCCGCGCTCTCTGAGGCTCAGGCTGCTGAACCTCATCCGTACCTTCTACCTGGAGGCGCTCTCCCGCCTGCCCGCCGCCCGACTCTGGAGCACGCACGCCCGCGGCGTCCTCGTCGCCGGCCACTGCTACGGGCCCCTCTCGCCCGTCGACAGCATCCTCGTCAACGCCATCTGGTACGACACAGCCtttccccgccgccccaccggcgACTTTCACTTCGGCGATGTGCTCGAGATCAGTCCCGAATGCATCGCCCGCATCGCTCACCGCTCCCTGGAGGGCCTCATCGCCTGCCTCCTTCACCTCTGCCCCTCCCTCTCGCGCGACGACGCGCTCTTGCACCTCCACCTCTCCAAGGCCGACCTCTCCCGAGCCATCGCCTCTGCCTCCGATTCCGTCTCGGCGCCCACCCAAGCCGCCTTTCTCAAGGCCGCCGAGGCGGCGCACCACCCCATGCCACACGCTTTGGCGCTCTTCGTCTCCTCGGTACTTCCCAAGGTTGAGCGTGATGCGAGAATGCTTCTCTGCGTCAACCGGGCGCTCACCGCCCCTGAGCTCGACCGCCTCTCTGACATGCTGGTGCCCTCCCCGCTTCCGGAGGACCTCTATCCTCCTCCCCCACTGGTGACGTCCTGGGTGGCCGCCGTAATCAAGTCGCGCATCGAAGGCTGCAAATATTCCCAGGAAACCTCACGCCAGCTGGTTGAGGCTGCATTGTCCAAATATGCTCAGCAAACAGGCCAACATTACGAGCTCCATTTAGTCTGTGGCATAAATTTGTTCATCCAATCAGAAGCCTTTTGGCACATCAACTTCTTGGCACGGCCAAAGGACGCTGCTGGTGAACTGCCCATTTACTTCTTCGCCGAAGCAACGGTTGCAATGGGCGAGGACGACGAATTCCAAGAGGAGGATATCGTCTTGTGCTGCCCAATCAAAACGGCTGGAATTG GTGGGTGTGGAGCTTGTACTGCCCAATATAAAAAGCTCAACCACCCTATTGACAAAGAACACCATGGGGGATTGGATGACTATGACGAAGAGATTGGGAATGGAGATGATCACTGGGATTATAAATTTCCTCAGCTTGTAGACTTCATCATGTTTGATGCTGAGAAGGACTGTGCAACTGTACGTCATATAGAGAAGCGCTTTCCTCCTAGGCCCGACGGGGATGAAAGCGCCGAGAATTTATGGATCACTGAAATGTGA